The following are encoded together in the Dyella terrae genome:
- a CDS encoding FKBP-type peptidyl-prolyl cis-trans isomerase produces the protein MKAGKDKVISLHYTLTVDGEKVESSLDRNEPLWILLGYGQLIPGLEKALEGHEAGENLQVEVAAAEGYGERQEGMTQRVPKKYFQQAAKLKPGMTTVLALKEGGHRVVVVQKVGMSTVDVDLNHPMSGKTLNFDVTINEVRDGTEEEIAHGHAHPPGAEAH, from the coding sequence ATGAAGGCTGGCAAGGACAAGGTCATCTCGCTCCACTACACGCTGACGGTGGACGGTGAAAAGGTCGAGAGCTCCCTCGACCGCAACGAACCGCTGTGGATTCTGCTCGGCTATGGCCAGCTGATTCCGGGCCTGGAAAAGGCACTGGAAGGCCACGAAGCAGGCGAGAATCTGCAGGTCGAAGTGGCGGCGGCCGAAGGCTACGGCGAGCGCCAGGAAGGCATGACCCAGCGCGTGCCGAAGAAGTACTTCCAGCAGGCTGCCAAGCTCAAGCCGGGTATGACTACCGTGCTGGCGCTGAAGGAAGGCGGCCACCGCGTGGTGGTGGTGCAGAAGGTGGGCATGAGCACGGTCGATGTGGACTTGAACCACCCGATGTCGGGCAAGACGCTGAACTTCGATGTGACCATTAATGAAGTGCGTGACGGTACCGAGGAAGA